The following are encoded together in the Lepidochelys kempii isolate rLepKem1 chromosome 7, rLepKem1.hap2, whole genome shotgun sequence genome:
- the RASGRP2 gene encoding RAS guanyl-releasing protein 2 isoform X1 yields MSETLDLDKGCTVEELLQGCIEAFDDEGKVRDPQLVRMFLMMHPWYIPSSHLAAKLLRIYQESRSSESSSLQVKTCHLVRYWISAFPAEFDLNPELAEQIKELKEVLGREGNRRHSNLIDIENVPTYKWKRQVTQRNPVAPKKRKMSLLFDHLESSELAEHLTYLEYRSFCKILFQDYHSFVMHGCTVDNPILERFITLFNSVSQWVQLMVLSKPTAQQRAQVITRFILVAQRLLQLQNFNTLMAVVGGLSHSSISRLKETHSHVSSETTKLWESMTELVTSLGNYSRYRRRLAECVGFRFPILGVHLKDLVAVHVALPDWLDRARTRVNGTKMQQLFGILNELVLVQSIKPPFEANMDLINLLTVSLDQYQTEEEIYQLSLQREPRGKSAVSACPSSPTSCSPPSRPADIDEWALAVKPKPDQTLVRTHIEKMVESVFRNFDVDGDGHISQEEFKIIRNNFPYLCKFGDLDENQDGCISREEMISYFMKSSAVVDGKMGFIHSFQETTFLHPVSCRHCKSLILGIYKQGFKCRCCGVNCHRQCREHLSLECRKRTKSFSLASPAHIPTRSFSFSLPRSACRSPRHTEIREEEVQDVEDGVFDIHL; encoded by the exons CTACCAAGAGTCTCGTAGCTCAGAAAGCAGCTCCCTGCAGGTGAAAACCTGCCACCTGGTGAG gtacTGGATCTCGGCATTCCCGGCAGAGTTTGATTTGAACCCGGAGCTAGCAGAGCAGATCAAGGAGCTAAAGGAGGTTCTGGGCCGTGAGGGGAACCGGCGCCACAGCAACCTCATCGACATTGAGaatgt ccctactTACAAGTGGAAGCGCCAAGTGACCCAGCGCAACCCGGTGGCCCCGAAGAAACGCAAGATGTCGCTGCTCTTTGACCACCTGGAGTCCTCCGAGCTGGCAGAGCATCTCACCTACCTGGAGTACCGCTCCTTCTGCAAGATCCTG TTCCAGGACTATCACAGCTTCGTCATGCACGGCTGCACTGTGGACAACCCCATCCTGGAGCGGTTCATCACCCTTTTCAACAGCGTCTCACAGTGGGTGCAGCTCATGGTGCTGAGCAAGCCGACCGCCCAGCAGCGGGCACAGGTCATCACCCGCTTCATCCTGGTGGCACAG aggctcctgcagCTGCAGAATTTCAACACGCTGATGGCCGTGGTGGGGGGGCTGAGTCACAGCTCCATCTCCCGCCTCAAAGAGACCCACAGCCACGTCAGCTCCGAGACCACCAAG ctgTGGGAGTCCATGACGGAGCTGGTGACCTCGTTGGGGAACTACAGCCGCTACCGGCGCCGCCTGGCCGAGTGCGTCGGCTTTCGCTTCCCCATCCTGGGCGTGCACCTCAAGGATCTGGTGGCCGTGCACGTGGCGCTGCCCGACTGGCTGGACCGGGCCCGCACCCGCGTCAACGGCACCAAGATGCAGCAGCTCTTCGGGATCCTCAACGAGCTGGTGCTGGTGCAGAGCATCAAACCACCCTTCGAGGCCAACATGGACCTCATCAACCTGCTCACG GTGTCGCTGGATCAGTACCAGACGGAGGAGGAGATCTACCAGCTGTCGCTGCAGAGAGAGCCCCGTGGCAAGTCGGCCGTGAGTGCGTGT CcgtccagccccacctcctgtTCCCCCCCAAGCCGACCGGCTGACATAGACGAGTGGGCCTTGGCTGTGAAACCCAAACCGGACCAGACGCTGGTGCGGACACACATTGAGAAGATGGTGGAG tCCGTGTTCCGGAATTTCGACGTGGACGGAGACGGCCACATCTCCCAGGAGGAGTTCAAAATCATCCGCAACAACTTCCCCTACCTGTGCAAATTTGGGGACCTGGATGAGAACCA GGATGGCTGCATCAGCAGAGAGGAGATGATCTCGTACTTCATGAAGTCCAGCGCTGTGGTGGATGGGAAGATGGGCTTCATCCACAGCTTCCAGGAGaccaccttcctgcaccccgTGTCCTGCCGTCACTGCAAGAGCCTG ATACTGGGAATCTACAAACAGGGGTTCAAGTGCCGCT GCTGCGGCGTGAACTGCCACAGGCAGTGCCGGGAACATCTCTCCTTGGAGTGCCGCAAACGGACCAAGAGTTTCAGCctggccagccctgcccacatccccACCCGCTCCTTCAGCTTCTCActgccccgctcagcctgcaGATCCCCACGCCACACAG AGATCCGGGAGGAGGAGGTCCAGGATGTGGAGGATGGGGTTTTCGACATCCATTTATAA
- the RASGRP2 gene encoding RAS guanyl-releasing protein 2 isoform X2 yields the protein MSETLDLDKGCTVEELLQGCIEAFDDEGKVRDPQLVRMFLMMHPWYIPSSHLAAKLLRIYQESRSSESSSLQVKTCHLVRYWISAFPAEFDLNPELAEQIKELKEVLGREGNRRHSNLIDIENVPTYKWKRQVTQRNPVAPKKRKMSLLFDHLESSELAEHLTYLEYRSFCKILFQDYHSFVMHGCTVDNPILERFITLFNSVSQWVQLMVLSKPTAQQRAQVITRFILVAQRLLQLQNFNTLMAVVGGLSHSSISRLKETHSHVSSETTKLWESMTELVTSLGNYSRYRRRLAECVGFRFPILGVHLKDLVAVHVALPDWLDRARTRVNGTKMQQLFGILNELVLVQSIKPPFEANMDLINLLTVSLDQYQTEEEIYQLSLQREPRGKSAPSSPTSCSPPSRPADIDEWALAVKPKPDQTLVRTHIEKMVESVFRNFDVDGDGHISQEEFKIIRNNFPYLCKFGDLDENQDGCISREEMISYFMKSSAVVDGKMGFIHSFQETTFLHPVSCRHCKSLILGIYKQGFKCRCCGVNCHRQCREHLSLECRKRTKSFSLASPAHIPTRSFSFSLPRSACRSPRHTEIREEEVQDVEDGVFDIHL from the exons CTACCAAGAGTCTCGTAGCTCAGAAAGCAGCTCCCTGCAGGTGAAAACCTGCCACCTGGTGAG gtacTGGATCTCGGCATTCCCGGCAGAGTTTGATTTGAACCCGGAGCTAGCAGAGCAGATCAAGGAGCTAAAGGAGGTTCTGGGCCGTGAGGGGAACCGGCGCCACAGCAACCTCATCGACATTGAGaatgt ccctactTACAAGTGGAAGCGCCAAGTGACCCAGCGCAACCCGGTGGCCCCGAAGAAACGCAAGATGTCGCTGCTCTTTGACCACCTGGAGTCCTCCGAGCTGGCAGAGCATCTCACCTACCTGGAGTACCGCTCCTTCTGCAAGATCCTG TTCCAGGACTATCACAGCTTCGTCATGCACGGCTGCACTGTGGACAACCCCATCCTGGAGCGGTTCATCACCCTTTTCAACAGCGTCTCACAGTGGGTGCAGCTCATGGTGCTGAGCAAGCCGACCGCCCAGCAGCGGGCACAGGTCATCACCCGCTTCATCCTGGTGGCACAG aggctcctgcagCTGCAGAATTTCAACACGCTGATGGCCGTGGTGGGGGGGCTGAGTCACAGCTCCATCTCCCGCCTCAAAGAGACCCACAGCCACGTCAGCTCCGAGACCACCAAG ctgTGGGAGTCCATGACGGAGCTGGTGACCTCGTTGGGGAACTACAGCCGCTACCGGCGCCGCCTGGCCGAGTGCGTCGGCTTTCGCTTCCCCATCCTGGGCGTGCACCTCAAGGATCTGGTGGCCGTGCACGTGGCGCTGCCCGACTGGCTGGACCGGGCCCGCACCCGCGTCAACGGCACCAAGATGCAGCAGCTCTTCGGGATCCTCAACGAGCTGGTGCTGGTGCAGAGCATCAAACCACCCTTCGAGGCCAACATGGACCTCATCAACCTGCTCACG GTGTCGCTGGATCAGTACCAGACGGAGGAGGAGATCTACCAGCTGTCGCTGCAGAGAGAGCCCCGTGGCAAGTCGGCC CcgtccagccccacctcctgtTCCCCCCCAAGCCGACCGGCTGACATAGACGAGTGGGCCTTGGCTGTGAAACCCAAACCGGACCAGACGCTGGTGCGGACACACATTGAGAAGATGGTGGAG tCCGTGTTCCGGAATTTCGACGTGGACGGAGACGGCCACATCTCCCAGGAGGAGTTCAAAATCATCCGCAACAACTTCCCCTACCTGTGCAAATTTGGGGACCTGGATGAGAACCA GGATGGCTGCATCAGCAGAGAGGAGATGATCTCGTACTTCATGAAGTCCAGCGCTGTGGTGGATGGGAAGATGGGCTTCATCCACAGCTTCCAGGAGaccaccttcctgcaccccgTGTCCTGCCGTCACTGCAAGAGCCTG ATACTGGGAATCTACAAACAGGGGTTCAAGTGCCGCT GCTGCGGCGTGAACTGCCACAGGCAGTGCCGGGAACATCTCTCCTTGGAGTGCCGCAAACGGACCAAGAGTTTCAGCctggccagccctgcccacatccccACCCGCTCCTTCAGCTTCTCActgccccgctcagcctgcaGATCCCCACGCCACACAG AGATCCGGGAGGAGGAGGTCCAGGATGTGGAGGATGGGGTTTTCGACATCCATTTATAA